In the genome of Chitinispirillales bacterium ANBcel5, one region contains:
- a CDS encoding bifunctional folylpolyglutamate synthase/dihydrofolate synthase, protein MIKKAESIRKHLFSLQRRGIKYELERMERAARRCGYPHLSHKCIHVAGTNGKGSTCTMIQTALTHLGFKTGLFTSPHLICFEERFKVDGKAVLEEEWVEVYHELEEIIDSLGLTFFEASTLMAFELFKRKGVEWAVYETGMGGRLDATNIVKPQVSVITPIAMDHTEFLGPTLKHIANEKLGIVKKGVPVYVAKPRERDVSELIKTHCAQQNTNVSFVSQNEAENIDTTENGIKFWYKNTSFSMPLYGRFQVLNSLLAINALLGAGVGEIETIADALSSVQIRGRFQVEQIGNKTVVIDVAHNEDAAKMLSQTLKEHFDDKSKLMVCGVMKDKDYESMIHEFTSEVSEIVLCKPQIQRAANPEDLERFTAHFTGKVRIIRSVSEALNYALTSNHELLCVAGSFYTAGEAISALKL, encoded by the coding sequence ATGATAAAAAAAGCCGAAAGTATTAGAAAACACCTTTTTTCGCTTCAGAGAAGGGGGATAAAGTATGAACTGGAACGCATGGAGAGAGCTGCCCGGAGGTGTGGATATCCGCATTTAAGTCATAAATGTATCCATGTGGCCGGTACCAATGGAAAAGGTTCAACATGTACGATGATACAGACCGCTCTTACTCATCTTGGATTTAAAACCGGCCTTTTTACATCACCTCACCTTATCTGTTTTGAGGAGAGGTTTAAAGTAGACGGCAAAGCAGTATTGGAAGAGGAGTGGGTTGAGGTTTATCATGAACTTGAGGAGATAATCGATTCTCTTGGCTTAACCTTTTTTGAAGCATCGACTTTAATGGCTTTTGAACTTTTCAAAAGAAAAGGTGTAGAGTGGGCCGTGTATGAAACTGGTATGGGGGGGCGTTTGGATGCTACAAACATCGTTAAACCGCAGGTGTCGGTAATTACTCCTATAGCAATGGATCATACTGAATTCCTTGGCCCGACGCTTAAACATATAGCAAATGAGAAGCTTGGTATCGTTAAAAAAGGGGTTCCGGTCTATGTTGCTAAGCCCCGGGAAAGGGATGTTTCAGAGTTAATCAAAACACACTGTGCCCAACAGAATACAAATGTATCCTTTGTGTCTCAAAACGAGGCTGAAAACATTGATACCACTGAAAACGGCATAAAGTTTTGGTATAAAAATACCAGCTTCAGTATGCCCCTATACGGCAGATTTCAGGTGTTGAATTCACTTCTGGCAATAAATGCTTTGCTTGGCGCGGGGGTAGGGGAGATAGAAACAATCGCTGATGCGTTAAGCAGTGTACAAATAAGAGGGCGTTTTCAGGTCGAACAGATAGGGAATAAAACAGTTGTTATTGATGTTGCTCATAACGAGGATGCTGCAAAAATGTTATCCCAAACTCTTAAAGAGCACTTTGATGATAAATCAAAACTTATGGTATGCGGGGTAATGAAAGATAAGGATTATGAATCGATGATCCATGAGTTCACTTCAGAAGTGTCTGAGATTGTTCTATGTAAACCTCAGATTCAAAGAGCCGCAAACCCTGAAGATCTCGAGCGATTCACTGCTCACTTTACTGGAAAAGTAAGAATCATCAGGAGCGTATCGGAGGCTCTAAACTACGCTTTAACAAGCAACCACGAATTACTATGTGTCGCTGGCTCTTTTTATACCGCGGGCGAAGCTATTAGTGCTCTGAAATTGTAA
- a CDS encoding MoxR family ATPase, which translates to MIKEITDEQKVTQHSVRVIEEVQRAIVGKSEVLKQIMATFLAGGHVLLEDYPGTAKTLIANSFAQALGMSFRRIQFTPDLLPGDITGGYIYDRSQNSFILREGPVFANLILADEINRASPRTQSALLEAMQEQQVTLEGETRKLPEPFIVIATQNPIEYEGTFPLPEAQLDRFLVKLSVGYPTVEQEQQMLRRRRERKQDDFNLSSITNVEEFQTMRRHIEEIHVEPDIERYIIDLTHASRKHPQVTVGAGPRATLALLKLSRAWAAMHERNYVLPDDVKAFVKPVLTHRIIPEPDLWTMPDANDRILNEILKTAKVPVI; encoded by the coding sequence TTGATAAAAGAGATTACTGATGAGCAAAAGGTAACCCAACATTCAGTGAGGGTTATTGAGGAAGTTCAACGTGCAATTGTTGGTAAATCAGAAGTGCTAAAGCAAATTATGGCGACCTTTCTAGCCGGAGGGCACGTACTTTTGGAAGATTACCCCGGTACAGCCAAAACTTTAATTGCCAATAGTTTTGCTCAGGCGCTTGGCATGAGTTTTCGCAGAATTCAATTTACACCGGACCTCCTGCCTGGTGATATTACCGGAGGATATATTTATGACCGCTCCCAAAACTCCTTTATTTTAAGAGAAGGTCCTGTTTTTGCCAATCTAATCCTGGCAGATGAGATAAACCGTGCATCACCACGTACTCAATCAGCACTTTTGGAAGCAATGCAGGAACAACAGGTAACGCTTGAAGGAGAAACAAGGAAATTACCTGAACCATTTATTGTTATTGCCACCCAAAACCCAATTGAATATGAAGGGACTTTCCCCCTACCGGAAGCTCAACTTGATAGATTTCTTGTGAAATTATCCGTTGGATATCCTACAGTTGAGCAGGAGCAGCAAATGCTTCGCAGAAGGCGTGAACGCAAGCAGGACGACTTTAATTTATCATCAATTACCAATGTTGAGGAATTTCAAACCATGCGCCGTCATATTGAGGAGATACACGTAGAGCCTGATATCGAACGATACATCATCGACTTAACCCATGCAAGCAGAAAGCATCCTCAGGTTACAGTAGGCGCAGGCCCACGTGCTACTCTGGCACTACTGAAACTAAGCCGGGCATGGGCTGCTATGCATGAGCGAAATTATGTTTTGCCTGATGACGTTAAAGCATTTGTTAAACCTGTTCTTACACATAGAATTATTCCTGAACCCGATCTTTGGACAATGCCCGATGCTAACGACAGAATTTTAAACGAAATTCTAAAAACTGCTAAGGTTCCCGTTATATAA
- a CDS encoding DUF4129 domain-containing protein, giving the protein MKKNKKIILSLLLLFSVLTFVISIGFKEIQLQSNDHHPFFIPQGIESNFSHTFNIGEIVQFIIMNLVSLLLILTPFILLILVFFKQWRRRIILGIILIFIVMVITWLRLQVLPSEPFPESQRRVEVTSPKEPVPLTSVIPTETQTPQWLTLVVSLFISTILIIMFSILYKYLFKKRSAQPPLNHFAEEAKDAINKIESGENLKDTILHCYRKLLHIANERHSISMEHHTTPFEFEAVLSSEGLPSSSIEKLTRLFEGERYGGYKAGQKEKRQAIECLEEIVTACQDSQNEKK; this is encoded by the coding sequence ATGAAAAAAAATAAAAAGATAATACTTTCTTTACTGCTTCTTTTTTCAGTCCTAACTTTTGTTATCTCCATTGGATTTAAAGAGATTCAGCTACAGTCCAATGATCATCATCCTTTTTTTATCCCCCAGGGAATTGAATCAAATTTTTCGCACACTTTCAATATTGGAGAGATAGTTCAATTTATTATAATGAATTTAGTATCTCTACTATTAATTCTTACACCATTTATACTACTAATACTGGTGTTTTTTAAGCAATGGCGAAGAAGGATTATCCTAGGCATCATACTTATCTTTATAGTTATGGTTATAACCTGGTTGAGATTGCAGGTTTTACCATCAGAACCATTCCCCGAATCCCAGAGAAGAGTGGAGGTTACATCACCTAAAGAACCTGTACCTCTTACTTCTGTTATTCCCACGGAAACTCAAACACCCCAATGGTTAACCTTAGTTGTTAGCCTGTTTATATCAACTATTCTAATAATTATGTTTTCTATTCTATACAAATACCTTTTTAAAAAAAGATCTGCACAACCTCCCCTCAATCATTTTGCTGAAGAGGCAAAAGACGCGATAAATAAGATAGAGAGCGGGGAAAATTTAAAAGATACTATTCTCCACTGTTACCGTAAGTTGTTACACATAGCAAATGAACGACATAGTATCTCTATGGAACACCATACAACCCCTTTTGAATTTGAAGCGGTTCTAAGCAGTGAAGGTTTACCGTCCAGCTCTATTGAAAAACTGACCCGTTTATTTGAAGGGGAGCGATATGGTGGATACAAAGCAGGTCAGAAGGAAAAAAGACAGGCAATAGAGTGTCTCGAAGAAATTGTTACAGCTTGCCAGGATAGTCAAAATGAAAAAAAATAA
- a CDS encoding metallophosphoesterase family protein, with amino-acid sequence MKYAIISDIHGNLEALKAVLKDITKRSIDKVICLGDIVGYYPDPEECIDLVRSHVDICVAGNHDYAAIGRIDTQNFTYYAFTAMEWTKQHLTENSKRFLSSLSLSSVEKNMFCTHSSPSNPPAWSYVFPDSEEEVFDAFKGLEHQINFIGHTHWASIMLQKENEIILCPQNVVRVNEACSYLINTGSVGQPRDFDRRSCYAIYDNEKAEVSLKRVSYNYKITQNKIKDCSLPIFLAERLEKGR; translated from the coding sequence ATGAAATACGCAATAATTTCTGATATACACGGTAATCTTGAAGCATTAAAAGCAGTCCTTAAGGATATAACCAAGCGCTCGATTGATAAAGTTATCTGTCTGGGTGATATTGTAGGGTATTATCCGGATCCTGAGGAGTGTATAGATCTGGTTCGGTCCCATGTTGATATATGTGTGGCCGGAAATCATGATTACGCTGCCATTGGACGAATCGATACCCAAAATTTTACCTATTATGCTTTTACGGCCATGGAGTGGACCAAACAGCACCTTACCGAGAACAGTAAACGATTTCTTTCTTCACTATCCTTAAGCAGTGTTGAAAAAAACATGTTTTGTACCCATTCATCACCCTCTAATCCTCCTGCCTGGAGTTATGTTTTTCCTGATAGTGAAGAGGAAGTTTTTGACGCGTTTAAAGGGCTTGAACATCAGATTAATTTCATCGGACATACTCACTGGGCATCCATTATGCTCCAAAAAGAAAATGAAATCATACTTTGCCCTCAAAACGTTGTTCGTGTCAATGAAGCCTGCTCCTATCTGATTAACACTGGAAGTGTTGGGCAACCAAGAGATTTTGACAGGCGTAGTTGCTATGCAATCTATGACAACGAAAAAGCGGAGGTATCACTTAAAAGGGTAAGTTATAATTACAAAATAACACAAAACAAGATAAAAGACTGCTCACTTCCTATTTTCCTGGCCGAACGACTTGAGAAAGGTCGTTAA
- a CDS encoding DUF58 domain-containing protein → MKNNLVIPVVVIFIFIISGLITLNGDIIALSIPVIFYITVSLWFSPGKPKLDIKREISRNWVSTKCTVEVAINITNKGEKIEEFSFADPTPCGFEIIDGTNKILTSLSPEENVILRYSLRAKRGTHSITHAHICVSDNFGLFKTNFNYHLPFELYVKPPVKKYDSIPVRPPRTRGFSGPVPSRQSGSGMSFFAVREYQSGDSLRHINWKIAARHQSNLYTNVYQKDRVADIALILDSRSIVNSNSENESAFEHSVEATASLATSLLNDTHRVSLIVYGDSMRNVYPGYGKIQNENILKALSEAKPGFNYALNNLGYLPTRLIPPRSQIIFISPLVSNDIQVLSMLKMRGYAVMLICPNMIDFEVKSKKTKSNSVKDIHLKQATKLAGLQRAFRLKKAKRAGIVVIDWKTSESLPDKIKQTLKTNFANPYFGGKR, encoded by the coding sequence ATGAAAAACAATTTGGTTATACCGGTAGTAGTAATTTTTATTTTCATCATAAGTGGCCTAATAACTCTAAACGGAGATATTATTGCGCTGTCAATTCCGGTCATTTTCTATATCACCGTTTCCTTATGGTTTTCTCCGGGTAAACCTAAACTAGACATTAAAAGGGAGATAAGTCGCAACTGGGTTTCAACAAAATGCACTGTAGAAGTAGCTATCAATATAACTAATAAAGGTGAAAAAATTGAAGAGTTTTCTTTTGCCGATCCCACTCCCTGTGGTTTCGAAATAATAGATGGTACAAACAAGATACTTACCTCTTTATCACCTGAAGAAAACGTAATACTACGTTATTCATTACGTGCCAAACGAGGCACGCACTCAATCACTCATGCCCATATATGTGTTTCAGATAACTTCGGGCTTTTTAAAACCAATTTCAATTACCATCTTCCCTTTGAACTCTATGTAAAGCCACCTGTGAAAAAGTATGATTCCATACCAGTCCGTCCTCCCCGGACGCGCGGGTTTTCCGGTCCGGTTCCATCGCGCCAGAGCGGTTCAGGGATGAGTTTTTTTGCTGTACGCGAGTATCAGTCTGGAGATTCCCTACGTCATATTAACTGGAAAATCGCTGCACGACATCAATCAAATCTCTACACCAATGTCTATCAAAAAGACCGTGTCGCTGACATAGCACTTATCCTTGACTCACGAAGTATAGTAAACTCAAACTCAGAGAATGAGTCGGCATTTGAACACTCTGTTGAAGCCACCGCCTCTTTAGCGACATCACTTCTTAATGATACTCACCGTGTGAGCCTGATTGTTTATGGTGATAGCATGAGAAATGTTTACCCCGGCTATGGGAAAATTCAAAATGAGAACATCTTAAAAGCACTGTCTGAAGCTAAACCAGGTTTTAACTATGCTTTAAATAATCTTGGGTATCTTCCCACCCGGCTTATTCCTCCACGATCCCAAATTATTTTCATAAGCCCTCTTGTTTCAAATGATATTCAGGTTCTGTCAATGTTAAAAATGCGTGGTTATGCAGTGATGCTGATTTGCCCAAATATGATTGATTTTGAAGTAAAATCCAAAAAAACCAAAAGTAACTCTGTTAAAGACATCCATTTAAAACAGGCAACTAAACTTGCCGGACTTCAGCGCGCCTTTAGGCTAAAAAAAGCGAAACGGGCAGGTATTGTCGTTATTGATTGGAAAACATCTGAATCCCTGCCGGACAAAATAAAACAAACGCTTAAAACCAATTTTGCTAACCCATATTTTGGAGGCAAACGATGA
- the nifU gene encoding Fe-S cluster assembly protein NifU, with the protein MWEYTDKVKDHYLNPRNSGEIKNPDGFGEIGNITCGDALRLTFKLDKEGKVEDIKFKTFGCGSAIASASVLTELCKGKTVKELKKISNQEIADALGGLPREKMHCSVMGQEALEAAITYYETGGKKAAPKQKDGKVVCTCFNVTDQEIIRAIKENNLKTVDDVTNFTKAGGGCGGCLEEIEEIINSTLSKSSEKTSQAAPVRLTTLQKIDKIREVLQKDVRPVLEKDGGDCELVDVDGNDVYIRFKGSCSGCAFSSMTLISVVEKNLKEKVSDQLVVKTT; encoded by the coding sequence ATGTGGGAATATACTGATAAAGTAAAGGATCATTATCTTAATCCAAGAAACTCAGGGGAAATAAAAAACCCTGATGGGTTTGGTGAAATTGGAAATATTACCTGCGGTGATGCACTAAGACTTACCTTCAAACTCGACAAAGAAGGTAAAGTGGAAGATATAAAATTTAAAACATTTGGCTGTGGTAGTGCTATCGCGTCAGCAAGCGTACTTACCGAATTATGTAAAGGTAAAACCGTTAAAGAGCTAAAGAAAATTTCTAACCAGGAGATTGCCGACGCGCTTGGTGGTCTCCCAAGGGAAAAAATGCACTGTTCAGTAATGGGGCAGGAAGCACTTGAAGCTGCTATCACTTATTATGAAACAGGCGGAAAAAAAGCTGCACCAAAGCAAAAGGATGGAAAAGTTGTATGTACCTGTTTCAATGTAACCGATCAGGAAATCATACGAGCAATAAAAGAAAACAATCTTAAAACTGTTGATGATGTTACCAATTTCACTAAAGCAGGTGGCGGATGTGGTGGTTGCCTTGAAGAGATAGAGGAGATTATCAATTCAACTCTAAGTAAAAGCTCCGAAAAAACATCACAAGCTGCACCTGTCCGATTAACTACGCTTCAGAAAATCGATAAGATCCGGGAAGTGCTGCAAAAAGATGTACGCCCGGTGCTTGAGAAAGACGGTGGGGATTGTGAGTTAGTTGATGTAGATGGAAATGATGTTTACATCCGTTTTAAAGGAAGCTGCTCGGGATGTGCGTTCTCATCAATGACCCTTATTTCGGTTGTTGAGAAAAACCTTAAAGAAAAAGTATCTGATCAGCTTGTTGTAAAAACCACATAG
- a CDS encoding glutamine synthetase III: MSSRSDVTQSIDTVKVKKVETKPPVSSYFGINTFSNETMRDMVSEETFEAFKRWQECGEIISMQQADEIAHAMKDWAISKGATSYTHWFQPMTGLTAEKHDSFITMTESGKVMEKFTGSKLIQGEPDASSFPSGGIRATFEARGYTAWDPSSPAFITEVELGKTLCIPTIFISHNGDALDKKLPLLRSEDALCKSALKLLKLFNQKDVNNVYSTCGAEQEYFLIDRAYYKMRSDLMLTGRTLVGASSPKGQQLEDQYFGSIKERVLNYMADVAEEAYKVGIPVYTRHNEVAPHQFEFAPIFEKSNLAADNNQLLMDVMKKVAQRHNLACLLHEKPFAGVNGSGKHINWSIADDKGNNLLNPGETPEENLLFLTILVSIIYAVHKHSDILRASAASAGNEHRLGANEAPPAIVSIFLGEQLSKIINMLENGKIEKAKKQDIIDLGVGLLPQFMRDTTDRNRTSPFAFTGQKFEFRALGSNMNISTSITVINTIVADAMDMMIERIEAKKENYDFSTAVMKVLSEVVKESKAILYEGNNYSEEWVIEAQKRGLPNIPSSPQALKAYINTKTVELFERQKVLSKIELNARYTIWLDIYGKVIDIEAKTLMEIVKTQILPAAYSYQNEIASGLEIFRDLMDDTSIQVVNGALDDRKEMFESLTADIYYVRRNLKELDMLLKKAEIMGLEQRCDFLFSEVLPQMEHVRKHVDSLESVMPDDLWVLPKYRELLFNA, encoded by the coding sequence ATGAGCAGCCGCAGCGATGTAACTCAATCGATTGATACAGTTAAGGTTAAAAAAGTTGAAACCAAGCCTCCTGTGAGCAGTTACTTCGGAATTAATACTTTCAGTAATGAAACAATGCGGGATATGGTTTCTGAGGAAACATTTGAGGCCTTTAAGCGATGGCAGGAGTGCGGGGAAATTATTTCAATGCAACAGGCCGATGAAATCGCTCACGCTATGAAGGATTGGGCAATCAGTAAGGGAGCTACTTCCTATACTCACTGGTTTCAACCGATGACTGGCCTTACTGCGGAAAAGCATGACAGTTTTATCACCATGACTGAATCCGGCAAAGTTATGGAAAAATTTACGGGCAGTAAGCTTATTCAGGGAGAACCGGATGCCTCTTCATTTCCCTCTGGTGGGATACGGGCGACCTTTGAGGCGCGTGGTTACACCGCCTGGGACCCTTCATCGCCAGCTTTTATTACAGAGGTAGAACTTGGAAAAACCCTGTGTATCCCCACAATTTTCATCTCTCATAACGGAGATGCACTTGATAAAAAACTACCCCTGTTAAGAAGTGAGGACGCGCTGTGCAAATCTGCTCTTAAGCTATTAAAGTTATTCAACCAAAAAGATGTAAATAACGTCTATTCTACCTGTGGTGCTGAGCAGGAATACTTTTTAATAGACAGAGCATATTACAAGATGCGCTCAGATCTAATGCTTACCGGACGAACACTGGTTGGCGCTTCATCCCCTAAAGGGCAGCAGCTTGAGGATCAGTACTTTGGTTCCATAAAGGAGAGAGTGCTTAACTATATGGCTGATGTAGCAGAAGAGGCGTATAAAGTTGGGATCCCAGTGTACACCCGTCACAATGAGGTAGCACCTCATCAGTTTGAGTTCGCGCCAATTTTTGAAAAATCCAATCTTGCCGCGGATAACAATCAGTTACTTATGGATGTAATGAAAAAGGTAGCACAGCGTCACAATCTTGCCTGTCTGCTTCACGAAAAACCTTTTGCCGGTGTAAATGGAAGCGGAAAGCATATTAACTGGTCTATTGCGGATGATAAGGGAAATAATCTACTTAACCCAGGAGAAACACCTGAGGAAAATCTGTTGTTTTTGACTATTTTAGTCTCTATTATCTATGCGGTGCATAAGCATTCCGATATTTTGCGCGCATCCGCGGCAAGCGCAGGTAATGAACACCGTCTTGGAGCAAATGAAGCTCCTCCAGCAATTGTAAGTATCTTTTTAGGCGAACAACTATCCAAAATTATTAACATGCTTGAGAATGGCAAAATTGAAAAAGCAAAAAAACAGGACATCATCGATCTTGGTGTAGGTTTGTTGCCTCAGTTTATGAGGGATACAACAGATCGTAACCGAACATCACCTTTTGCTTTTACGGGCCAGAAATTTGAATTCAGGGCTCTTGGAAGTAACATGAATATCTCAACATCTATTACCGTTATAAACACGATCGTAGCTGATGCTATGGATATGATGATTGAGCGTATAGAGGCCAAAAAAGAAAACTATGATTTTAGCACCGCAGTAATGAAGGTGTTATCAGAAGTAGTAAAAGAATCAAAAGCGATTCTTTATGAAGGAAATAACTACAGTGAAGAGTGGGTAATAGAGGCGCAAAAACGAGGATTGCCAAACATCCCTTCATCACCCCAGGCACTAAAAGCTTACATAAACACTAAAACGGTAGAATTATTTGAACGGCAAAAAGTGCTTTCAAAAATAGAACTAAATGCACGGTACACTATTTGGCTCGATATCTATGGAAAAGTGATCGATATTGAAGCAAAAACGTTAATGGAGATTGTAAAAACACAGATTTTACCTGCCGCATATAGTTATCAAAATGAAATAGCAAGCGGTCTTGAGATCTTTAGGGATTTAATGGACGATACATCCATTCAGGTGGTTAATGGTGCTCTTGATGACAGAAAAGAGATGTTTGAAAGTTTAACTGCTGATATCTACTATGTCAGAAGAAATCTTAAGGAATTGGATATGCTTCTCAAAAAGGCAGAGATAATGGGCCTTGAACAACGGTGTGATTTTTTATTCAGTGAAGTTTTACCTCAGATGGAGCATGTACGCAAGCACGTCGACTCACTGGAATCGGTAATGCCTGATGATTTGTGGGTGCTGCCAAAATATCGTGAACTTCTGTTTAATGCATAA
- a CDS encoding DHH family phosphoesterase, with translation MSEYKRDEEFKVKIEELKKKILPASTALILTHDYPDPDCLASAFGLSHLLSYWGVKSTLISFGGFVGRAENRAMIRYLNINTVPFVLTEIEDFDRILLVDSFPGKGNVSLPQFTPIHAVIDHHPSKIPDDARFFHHIRTDIGATSTIITRYLLESDITINKDLATALFYGIKTDTGDMRREVSEFDIECYKYLFERIDHQILSKIENPDRDLEYFRILHRATEAAVYFDDVGYTHLGQVTTPDYVAEMTDLFHSLERLEWMICSGVFKCQIFFSIRTKNGSSAGMRAEELAKRLKGSGGGHSRAAAGRVPITKEQSNKSLDDFVLTLKEVFGVGDQEAEKLL, from the coding sequence ATGTCTGAGTATAAAAGAGATGAAGAGTTTAAGGTAAAAATAGAAGAACTGAAAAAAAAAATACTTCCGGCATCCACAGCCCTTATTCTAACTCATGATTACCCTGACCCCGACTGCCTGGCTTCTGCTTTTGGGCTTTCACACCTACTCTCTTATTGGGGGGTAAAAAGTACTCTTATATCCTTTGGTGGTTTTGTAGGAAGAGCAGAAAACCGTGCGATGATACGGTACCTCAACATCAATACTGTTCCCTTTGTGCTCACAGAGATTGAGGATTTCGACCGAATTTTGCTTGTAGATTCTTTTCCGGGAAAGGGTAATGTTTCACTACCCCAATTTACCCCCATCCATGCAGTAATCGACCACCATCCAAGTAAAATACCTGACGATGCGCGGTTTTTTCACCATATACGCACCGATATTGGAGCCACTTCCACGATCATAACCAGATACCTTCTTGAATCAGACATTACCATAAATAAGGACCTTGCAACAGCGCTATTTTACGGCATTAAGACCGATACCGGGGACATGCGCAGAGAGGTTTCCGAATTTGATATCGAGTGTTATAAATACCTCTTTGAAAGGATCGATCACCAGATTCTGTCGAAAATTGAAAACCCTGATAGAGACTTGGAATATTTTAGAATTCTTCACCGGGCAACAGAAGCAGCCGTTTATTTTGATGACGTAGGGTACACTCACCTTGGCCAGGTAACTACTCCTGATTACGTAGCAGAGATGACCGATCTTTTTCACTCCCTTGAGCGTTTAGAGTGGATGATCTGCTCAGGAGTTTTTAAATGTCAGATCTTCTTTTCTATCAGAACCAAAAACGGAAGCAGTGCTGGAATGAGAGCTGAAGAATTGGCTAAAAGGCTAAAAGGAAGTGGTGGTGGCCACTCAAGGGCAGCTGCCGGGCGTGTGCCGATTACAAAAGAACAAAGTAATAAATCATTGGACGACTTCGTACTCACACTTAAGGAGGTTTTCGGGGTGGGTGACCAGGAAGCTGAAAAACTTTTGTAG
- a CDS encoding AsmA-like C-terminal region-containing protein: MAREIIHSYGADSALFGNVSVSLWSGIRIRDSFLSKKISQDSSYWVQIDDLRFRMNLLFAAVGGVAGRITPHEQRADYFYKILNSPFETTAEGIEKLSTTTGLRRIDVSGLSFRVLCEKGTDVYLRGGDVRLRKSWGRTLKGALRLEEVRLNDKKVVRDLRSSLLLRESGIRVRSARGELLNGRLRLGGAIDLKKKTLTRANVEIRGSDLQVLSGVIDDKTGELSGKVDVSIRVDESVADIDSLIISGELRARDVQLKEFSFQRSLVSNMVAPVLSRLAFREISSEFEIKSGKVMTETRGYGDQLDFTASGWINPELYIDQQVEATLYQAIVSELPRVAASSLESTDDGNAMVRCRLFGKVYQPAIELERGTVRRAVGAAVDDVGQGIRSIFRTRR, encoded by the coding sequence ATGGCCAGGGAAATTATACACTCCTATGGTGCGGATTCGGCTCTCTTTGGGAACGTCTCAGTTTCACTCTGGAGTGGGATACGAATACGGGACAGCTTTTTAAGTAAGAAGATCTCTCAGGACAGCTCATATTGGGTACAAATTGATGATTTAAGGTTTAGGATGAATCTGCTCTTTGCTGCTGTCGGGGGAGTCGCTGGCAGAATCACTCCTCATGAGCAAAGAGCAGATTACTTCTACAAAATTTTAAACTCACCCTTTGAGACCACTGCTGAGGGGATAGAGAAACTCTCTACTACCACCGGACTCAGACGGATAGATGTGTCAGGGCTTAGTTTCAGAGTGCTTTGTGAAAAGGGAACTGATGTTTACCTGAGAGGTGGTGATGTAAGGCTACGAAAGTCGTGGGGAAGAACACTGAAAGGGGCGCTGCGGTTAGAAGAGGTGAGGTTAAATGATAAAAAGGTGGTGAGAGATCTAAGATCGTCACTCCTTCTTAGAGAGTCTGGAATCAGGGTGCGATCAGCAAGGGGTGAACTACTGAATGGAAGACTCAGGCTCGGTGGCGCAATTGACCTAAAAAAGAAAACACTGACCAGAGCAAATGTTGAAATCCGCGGGAGTGACCTTCAAGTATTATCAGGTGTGATTGATGATAAAACCGGGGAGCTCAGTGGTAAAGTTGATGTATCTATCCGTGTTGATGAAAGCGTTGCGGACATCGACTCCCTTATAATTAGCGGTGAATTGCGGGCCAGGGATGTGCAGCTGAAAGAATTTTCATTTCAGCGCTCATTGGTTTCTAACATGGTTGCGCCGGTGCTTAGCAGATTAGCATTCAGGGAGATCAGTTCTGAGTTTGAGATAAAGAGCGGCAAAGTTATGACTGAAACACGGGGCTATGGTGATCAGTTGGATTTCACTGCTTCTGGATGGATTAATCCTGAACTGTATATCGATCAGCAGGTTGAAGCCACACTTTATCAGGCCATTGTTAGTGAATTACCACGCGTGGCTGCATCATCCCTTGAAAGTACCGATGATGGGAATGCTATGGTACGGTGCAGGCTGTTTGGAAAGGTATACCAACCAGCAATAGAGCTTGAGCGGGGTACGGTAAGAAGAGCGGTGGGAGCTGCGGTTGATGATGTGGGGCAGGGGATAAGGAGTATTTTTAGAACCCGCAGATAA